The window CCCTTCATGTATTCCTCTGTCACAGTAATGAATGCATTTGGCCTTGTAACaagatggagaagaaaagagggaataaAACAGTATTTCACAAACCCCTCTTCTATGCAGAGGAACAGGGTAAATATTATCAGGAGTGAAGAAGAGAAGTATCTTGACATTCTACGTTTACCCTTAACTTGTGAGCATTTTTCCTGGGCAGAGGCGAACTCTTCCTAGTTTCCCCTTAAGAGTTTTTCATGTGGCCCAGGTACTGAACATAAGATAGACTTGGAGAGGCCATTGGTTCTGGAGGACTCACACTACTTTGgcctcatattttttttttctccccaacttCATAATGATAAACTCAGGCTTCCTTTGTGTACCACTTTTGGCAATGCAGGTGCTTTTTGCAAGTCAATGGGAGAGAATTACAAGTGTGGCTTATTAAATTGATCTCCAATTTAATCAATAAATCATTCACAACATGAAAATGTGTTTGCTTTGAATTAGTGCTTGATAGCAATTTTCTATTTCCTAAAAACTTGTAATTGAAATGACAGCGTGCCTTTATTAAAgagaattttaagaataaaaagaaataacctaatataagattgttttaatttctgcctATTTCATTCTGGATGTACCCACACTCATCCATGCTTCGCAAAGAGACAGTCATAGTATACATGCCACCTTAATCATAAAGATTTCTCTGGGTTTCTACATGGTTTTCACAGTGATactttttcctttcattattcATCATTCTTCAGAGAACCATCACCTCCTGGGACTCCTGTGATGAAAGTGCCATGATTGCTAAGCTCCTTAAGTGAGGAAatcataaatttcatttttttatcccTTCTAATGGCAAAAGCAGTTCTGAGAATATGCTAGGCACTTCAGTGCTTGTAGCCTTGGAAAAAGGTGGTGAGCATGTTTGTAGAAGATAAATTCTGGGAATAAAGCACCACCAAAAGGCTAAGagatttagccgggcatggtggcatgcacctgtagtcccagccaatctggaggctgaggcaggagagtctcttgaacctgggaggtggaggctgcagtgagttgagatcatgctgctacagtccagcctgggccacagaggaagactctgtctcaaaaaaaaaaaaaaaaagaaaggccgggcacagtggttcatgcctgtaatcccagcactttgggaggctgaggcgggtggatcacctgaggtcatgagttagagaccagcctggccaacatggtaaaaccccgtttctactaaaaataccaaaaattagccaggtgtagtggcgggcgcctataatcccagctactagggaggctgagacaggagaatcacttgaacccaggaggcagaggttgcagtgagctaagattgcaccattgtactccagcctgggcaacaagagcaaaactccgtctcaaacaaaacaaaacaaaccactaAGAGATCTAATCAATTATTCTGGCACACAAGGTAATATGAATTTCCTGAAAATGCAACTAAAAATACGTTATTAACCACATTTCTCCATATTCAACCCTTCAAATCAAAATTATGATGATACCTTTTTTTGTATTCTGACAATTGTCATGATTACTcttatgaaggaaataaatagtagtaaaaaagaaaatctgtttcttGTTACTCTTTTTTGTAATCCATATGGGAAATTAAATTATATAGACAGCAAAACTGGCTTTACTATTAATAACACACGAGCTTTTCTTAAACTCTGGCTTTGTCTAACACTTTTCGTTAAGCAAATGCATTTTTACCCTACAAATCACTGAGGGACTGACATATAGTTGAAAActatagaaaatacagaaagactTCCTCTAGTCTTATCCACAACTCTTCATAATGTTATTGCACGAGAATTTTGAATGTGGTGCAGTAAGAAAAGCACCCTCAGCTGTGCCTCGGAAGACCTGAGTTCTGGCTCTGGCTCTACCACCAAATTACTGTGTGATTTTGGGTGAGCCACTTTGCCTCTCTGGACTTAAATATTACTActttgaaagaaagagagggagagagacatcAGCTGTATGACCTGAGGCCATTTTCTGCCCTAATACTCTATGACAAATATCTGTGATAGTAGTAATTTCTACATTTACACTTAGGGTTtatttaaatacagttttttctttctctttattttggagGAAAGGAGGTCAAATATGCTGCTAGTCTCTTTTTCCCTCTGAAGTGAAATACAGTCTTTTGAACCTTTGGAGGGACCCAGTAGAATTGAATTTAGATGGGATGTCCCCAATGGATCTGATCCAGCATTTTCAGAACCCATTGAATGTGCAGCAGAAGGTAGACTTGGAGAGGCCATTGGCTCTGGAGGGGTCACACTACTTTGGTTTTGTAGTTTGGTTTCTGCTGCCTTCCCATAGAATGCCTGAATCCCTGATGTAGGCCCAAAGGTGAGGAACCAAGGCTTGTCAGTTAACTATGTCACAGTTTGTCTGTCTTCCGAGTCAGGATGTTGTGGGTTGAATAATGGTCAACCAAAGAGATGAAGTCTTAATTCCTAGAACTTGTAAATGTTACTTTACTTGGGAGAAGAGCttctgcagatgtgattaagtcaaggattttgagatggggagattatcatGGATTACCTGGACGGATCCTAAATCCAATCATGAGTGTTCTCATAAATCAGAGGTGGGTGAGATCTGATGCAGACACACAGTGGAGAAGGAGATGTGAAGATGGTGGAGATTaaagtgatgtggccacaagccccAGGTTTGCTGGGGCAGCCACCAAGAGCCAGAAGTGGCAAGGAACAATTCGCCCTTCAAGCACCCAGAAGGAGGCAGCCCTGCTGGATTATAGccatctggcctccagaactgggggAGAATACACGTCTGCTGCTCTAAGCCACTaagttggtggtaatttgttacagcagccacaggaaacaaaTACACAGGTGACAGCAGGCAAGTGTCCAGTCCTGCAGGGGCCCACACCAGCCCTCAGATCTGGCTCAGGAAACACAAAAAGAGGAGCATCCTTCCATTCTGGCTGTTCAGTCCTTTCCTCCAACTCTTCACCAGACTCCACATCTCCACCTTGCCTCATTCTCTCTGTTCAACTATTTATTAAGAAGTTGCTGTGCACTAAGCACTGTGCCAAGTATGGAGGAGCAGCTGATAAAAGAATCCTCAGGAACTGAAGATAGAGACTGTTTGGGGTTTAGATCAGCTTGCACTAGAAACTGGGCTTGGGGGGAATTCCACCTTAGTCCCTCAGGCCTTGCTTAACTGGGCTTTGGAGGGGAAGGTGGCTTCCCCCACACCTGCCCTCACTGATGAGGCGGTCCCATAGTTCCCACCATCATGACATGGACTAGTAATACCTGAGGGCCCTGAGTTCTCCATCGGCTCACCATTGATCTTTGCTTATCACATACAAAACTCTCATAAAGGAACTGGGTTTTCCCCAAACTGCGTCAAAACATGAATGATGGTGAGGGGAATTTGCCGAGGTATGAATTCAGGTAccagcagatatttccttttattttttctttagagacaggtcagtggctcaatcatagctcacctcaaactgctggactcaagtgatcctcccactttagcttcccaagtagctgggactacaagtgcatgccaccatgcctggctaattttatttaaaaaatttgtacagATGATGCATTAGTCCGttgtcacactgctataaagaaagaccaagattggataatttataaaggaaagaggttaaattgactcacagttctgcattgctggggaggcctcaagaaacttataatcatggtggaaggcaaaggagaagcaggcacatttTTCACAGGtcggcaggatggagtgagtgcaagcagggaaaatgccaggtgtttataaaaccatcagatcagatctcttgagactcactcactatcatgagaacagcatgggggaaactgcccccatgatccaattaactccacctggtcccgcccttgacacatggggattatgaggattataattcaagatgagatttgggtagggacacagagccaaaccgtatgagatggggtcttgctatgttgaccagtctggtcttgaactcctaggctcaagcaatcctcctgcctcagcctcccaaaatgctggaattacagatgtgagccaccgtacctggcatCCAGCAGATATTTCTACTGCATTTCTCCAGGAATGAGTGGGTTGGAGATGAGGAGATTCTGGAACTTCTGTCATTTCCTCCCAACAATTCTGGGACTCATGTTCACTCTCCTGGGATAGGGGAAACTGACTTAAAGTGATTTTCAAATGGCATTCCTGTTGAAAGAGTtaatatatgtacatgcatacaacatacacacacatttgtgtATGCTACATACCATGGAGGAAAGCCAGTCCTGGTATAAATTGtataacttcaaaataataatggaattatgatttcattttaatactgatttcaattaaaaattttaatagactattttttagaggttttaagtttacagaaaatCTAGGTAGACAACACAGAAAATTCCCATTAacccctgtattagtctgctaggacttccataacaaaatactacaggctgagtagcttaaacaacagaaatttgttttcccacagttctggaggctagaagacCAAGGTGCCCACAAGTCTGGTTTCTGGTGATGCCTATTTACCTtacttgcagatggctgccttctccctgtgtcctcacatggcctttcctctgagcACCTGGAGGCAAGAGAGTGAGCTCTGGTGTGTATTCCTCTACCTAGGAGACACCAGTCCTATTGAATTAGGGCCTCAGCCTTAcgatctcatttaaccctcattgCCTCCCTTTAGGTGACTAGgtgtgagggtggagccctcaagAGACTGCCTTCTCTCCATCTGCTGTTTGTAGTGGGAGGATACCTCCAGAGAGGCTGCTGCTCATTGAGCTGCACTCACATGAGGATACAGACTTTGTGAAGAAGGAATTGGCAACACTGAAACCTCCAGAACAAAGGCTGTCACTAAGGTATGTGCTACAAGCATCCTTGGGGAAGAAGGGCATGAGTAGGCAGGggcatttttatatctttagagGATAGGCAAAGGGAAGACCAAAATTTCAGAGGTCTAGCAcaagaagtaaaatttttttttaaatctttgcatTTCCTCAGAGCCCACAAACATGCATGTGTCTTAGTGGCTGCCCATGCTCTGGCTGAGGAGAGCAAACCGTGCCATATTCTCTGCAGGCCTTTAGGAGAGAGTGAAAACTCCTACAAGAGTGGGAAGGTAGATAAGAGAAGATCCTTTATAATACCAGGCATCTGGGAAGATCTGTCCTTGTGCTGGGTACAGGGCTTCTATCAGGTAACTGAAGGACACCTGGGTGCTGttcttaaggaaagaagccagcgAGCAAACTTTCATATGACTAAAGAAgttgctggtgggtgcctgtagtcccagctactcaagagcctggggcagaaggattgcttgcgCCCAGAAGTCAGGGCTTTGTGTGAGATCACACCTGCGTATaactactgtactccagcttgggcaacatagtgagaccctgtctctaaaaaaataaataaattgcttgcttgcttgcttgtgcTTTCAAATCATAGAAAAGTAGCAGAGTGGAGAGGGGTGTCTGAATGTAAAGCAAACAAATGCCTTGGAAAAATATGTCTGGATtgaaattgcattgaatgtatatatcaatttgagaagaattgtcaagttttataatttttatgtaactgaattgcatttttattagttttattccTAGTAATGCTAGTAATTTTCATTGCTAGTATAATTGGGAtcatttttctattgcatttataaagttattttttttctggtgctTAGGAAAGCAATTAAAAGAATAAACTGATGAATATCATGCAGATATATCTCTAAAACAATAAGCAAAATACAAAGGGAAAAACAATATATCATTTATGTAAGTTAAAACAATATATCATTTATGTAagttaaaacacacaaaaatatatattgtttatggatatatataaatatgtaaaagtaCAGGGGGAAATTGTTTGGAATGATACATACCAAATTGGTTTTAGTTGTTGTTTCTGTTATGGGGATAAGTTGTGTAGTTAAAGGGAACATTAGCTTCATCTCTATtgcatcagaaataaaaaaagaaagagggatggaaggaagagagggaatgagggagggagaaaagaagggagaaaaaaagaaggaaggaaggaaaaaaaaataacccaaagCATTGTGAGAATATGTTAGCAGCTGCTAATTCTAGGTGATGGAACTATGggtatttacattttctttgtaagttttGGCTTTTCTCATCTCAGCTGACTCCCTTTGGTTTACATAACAAAATAcaatagactgagtggcttaaacaacagaaagtgTTGTTTAACATACTTCtaaaggctggaagtccaagaccaagctGCCAATGCAGTTGATTTCTGGTGAGGCTTCTCTACCTGGCTTGCTGATTtcagccttcttgctgtgtcctcacatggtctttacTCCATGCACAAGGGGAGCAAAATTtcttgtgtctctttctcttctgttaaGGACACTAGTTCTATCAGATTAGGGCCctgccttttttggttttgtttctgttttcttttttttgagacagagtctcactctgtcacccaggctggagtacagtggcttgatctcgagtcattgcaacccctgcttcctgggttcaagaaattgtcgtgcctcagcctcccgaggtagcttggattacaggcatgtggcaccatgcctggctaatttttgtaattttagtagagacggggttttgcactgttggccaggcttgtctcgaactcctggcctcaagcaatccgcctaccttggcctcccaaagtgctgggattacaggtgtgagtcactgtgagAGCCAGGGCCCTGCCTttataacctcatttaaccttttttttttttttttaattttaatttttttttttttttttgagacagaatctcactctgtcgcccaggatggagtgcagtggtgtgatctcggctcacagcaacctccacctcttcggttcaagtgattcttctgcctcagcctcctgagtagctaggattacaggcatgcacccgccatgcccggctaatttttgtatttttagtagagacggggtttcgccatgttggcaaggctggtcttgaacccctgacctcaggtgatctgcccaccttggcctcccaaagtgctaggattacaggcatgagccacagctcccggtctatcatttaaccttaattacatctttaAAGGCCCAAATAGTCTCACCCACTCCAAATAGTCACACCCACACCGGAGGTTGAGcacttcaacacatgaatttggggaggacacagttcagtccataacatccccctaatttttaaaaaataaaaatgtttttaaggagTGAATGTCTTTTATGTGTCTCTGTGACCAGGTCCCGCTGCCTTGATGGATTATACACTTGACCTCAGTGTGACAACAGTGACCGACTACTACTACCCTGATATCTTCTCAAGCCCCTGTGATGCGGAACTTATTCAGACAAATGGCAAGTTGCTCCTTGCTGTCTTTTATTGCCTCCTGTTTGTATTCAGTCTTCTGGGAAACAGCCTGGTCATCCTGGTCCTTGTGGTCTGCAAGAAGCTGAGGAGCATCACAGATGTATACCTCTTGAACCTGGCCCTGTCTGACCTGCTTTTtgtcttctccttcccctttcagACCTACTATCTGCTGGACCAGTGGGTGTTTGGGACTGTAATGTGCAAAGTGGTGtctggcttttattacattggcTTCTACAGCAGCATGTTTTTCATCACCCTCATGAGTGTGGACAGGTACCTGGCTGTTGTCCATGCCGTGTATGCCCTAAAGGTGAGGACGATCAGGATGGGCACAACGCTGTGCCTGGCAGTATGGCTAACCGCCATTATGGCTACCATCCCATTGCTAGTGTTTTACCAAGTGGCCTCTGAAGATGGTGTTCTACAGTGTTATTCATTTTACAATCAACAGACTTTGAAGTGGAAGATCTTCACCAACttcaaaatgaacattttagGCTTGTTGATCCCATTCACCATCTTTATGTTCTGCTACATTAAAATCCTGCACCAGCTGAAGAGGtgtcaaaaccacaacaagaccAAGGCCATCAGGTTGGTGCTCATTGTGGTCATTGCATCTTTACTTTTCTGGGTCCCATTCAACGTGGTTCTTTTCCTCACTTCCTTGCACAGTATGCACATCTTGGATGGATGTAGCATAAGCCAACAGCTGACTTATGCCACCCATGTCACAGAAATCATTTCCTTTACTCACTGCTGTGTGAACCCTGTTATCTATGCTTTTGTTGGGGAGAAGTTCAAGAAACACCTCtcagaaatatttcagaaaagttGCAGCCAAATCTTCAACTACCTAGGAAGACAAATGCCTAGGGAGAGCTGTGAAAAGTCATCATCCTGCCAGCAGCACTCCTCCCGTTCCTCCAGCGTAGACTACATTTTGTGAGGATCAATGAagactaaatataaaaaacattttcttgaatGGCATGCTAGTAGCAGTGAGCAAAGGTGTGGGTGTGAAAGGTTTCCAAAAAAAGTTCAGCATGAAGGATGCCATATATGTTGTTGCCAACACTTGGAACACAATGACTAAAGACATAGTTGTGCATGCCTGGCACAACATCAAGCCTGTGATTGTGTTTATTGATGATGTTGAACAAGTGGTAACTTTAAAGGATTCTGTatgccaagtgaaaaaaaaagatgtctgacctccttacatatgcaaaaatatacCTTCAGAGACTGTCAGTAGGCTGGAAGAAGTGGATATTGAAGTTTTGACATCAATGATGAGGCTCCAGTTGTCTATTCATTGACTGATGGTGAAATGGCTGGAGTGATTCTGAATCAAGGTGATTGTGATTATAGTGACAATGAAGATGATGCTATTAATACTGCATAAAAAGTGCCTGTAGATGACATGGTGAAAATATTTGACAGGCTTATGGAAGGACTACAGCAGCATGCATTCATAACAGAACAAGAAATTATGTCAgcttataaaatcaaacagagaCTTCTAGACAAAAACCATTGTTGATGAGGCAGATGCCTCTAGAAGAGACGTTTAAAAGCCATCAAACACAATGCCTCATCTTCCCTGGAGGACCCACTTCCTGATCCCTCAACTGtgtctgatgtttcttctcatgtaagaaataaaaaataaaaataaaataaaatatattggtatgtaactacaggaaaaaaataaaaaatatatagtggaCAGTAACCTTTCAATCAAAACTCAGTATCATAAGTAGAGACTGAAAACTTGCCGTTATTGATTGTTGTTATTAACAGCTGATACAGGTATTCTGCTGATGCTACTGCTGCCTAGTTACCATGAACACGTTTTTTCACTATTAATGGTGCgtcatattttttacttttaagtactTACGTGTGAGTAAgtgtaagaaaatgattgcttatcAGTAGTATCAATGATTTACTCAATATCTGAATCACCTTGATTCAGAACCATTTCAGCTGTTTCACCATCAGTCAATGAATAACAGCCTCATTGATGTCAAAAACTTCAATATCCACTTCTTTCAGCCTACTGTAGACTCTGGAAGTATACTTTTTGCATATGTAAGGaagtcagacttttttttttcacttgacatACAGAATCCTTCAAAGTTACCCCTAGTTCAACATCATCAGTAGACAAAATCACGGGGCAGAGGTTGTGCCAGGCATGCACAACTATGTCTTTAGTCGTTGTGTTCCAAGTGTTGGCAACAAGATATATGGCATATTTCAGATAAGTTCAGAGTCAGGAAAGATGATGGTGCCAAACAACCAcaagctgggcacggtagctcacccctgtaatcccagcactttgggagactgaggcgggcagatcacttgaggtcaggagttcaagaccagcctggccaatatggtgaaattccatctctactaaaaatacaaaaattaacctttCTGCCTGTAAATGCCATTGAAGAAGCACCGTTAGATTCTCTCTTCTCACTGCCGTCCTGTCTAAGTCAGAGTCTTCTAAAAAGCCTGAACAGCTGAGGAAGCTCTTCATTGGAGTGTTGACCTTTGAAACAACTGATGAGAGCCTGAGGAGCCATTTTGAGCAATGGGGAACGCTCACGAACTGCATGGGTAATGAGAGATCCAAACACCAAGCGCTCCAGGGGCTTTGGGTTTGTGACATATGCCACTGTGGAGGAGGTGGATGCAGCCATGAATGCAAGGCCATGCAAGGTGGATGGAAGAACTGTGGAACCAAAGAGAGACATCTCAAGAGAAGATTCTCGAAGACCAGGTGCTCACTTAActgtgaaaaagatatttgttggtggcgttaaagaagacactgaagaacatcaccTAAAAGATTATTTTGAACAGTAAGGGAAAATTGAAGTGATTGAAATCATGACTGACTGAGGCAGTGGCAAAAAAAAGGGCTTTGCCTTTGTAACCTTTGACAACCATGACTCCGTGGATAAGACTGTCATTCAGAAATACTGTACTGTGAGTGGCCACAACTGTGAAGCTAGGAAAGCTCTGTGAAAGCAAGAGATGGCTCGTGCTTCAACCAGCCAAAGAGGTCGAAGTGGTTCTGGAAACTTTGGTGGTGGTCGTGGAGGTGGTTTTGATGGGAATGACAACTTTGGTGGTGGAGGAAACTTCAGTGGTCGTGGTGGCTTTGGTGGCAGCCATGGTGGTGGTGGATATGGTGGCAGGGGGGATGGCTATAATGGATGTGGTAATGATGGAAGCAGTTTTGGAGGTGGTGGAAGCTACAATGATTTTGTCAATTACAACAATCAGTCTTCACATTTTGGGCCCATGAAGGGAGGAAACTTTGGAGGCAGAAGCTCTGGTCCCTATGGTGGCGGAGGCCAATACTTTACCAAACCATGAAACCAAGGTGGCTATGGCAGTTCCAGTAGCAGCAGTAGCTATAGCAGTGGCAGAAGATTTTAATTAGGAAACAAAGCTTagcaggagaggagagccagAGAAGTGACAGGGAAGCTACAGGTTACAACAGATTTGTGAACTCAACAAAGCATAGTGGTGGCAGGGCTTAGCTGCTACAAAGAAGACATGTTTTAGACAAATACTTATGTGTATGAGCAAAAATCTTGAGGACTGTATTTGTGACTAATTGTATAA is drawn from Homo sapiens chromosome 3, GRCh38.p14 Primary Assembly and contains these coding sequences:
- the CCR8 gene encoding C-C chemokine receptor type 8, giving the protein MDYTLDLSVTTVTDYYYPDIFSSPCDAELIQTNGKLLLAVFYCLLFVFSLLGNSLVILVLVVCKKLRSITDVYLLNLALSDLLFVFSFPFQTYYLLDQWVFGTVMCKVVSGFYYIGFYSSMFFITLMSVDRYLAVVHAVYALKVRTIRMGTTLCLAVWLTAIMATIPLLVFYQVASEDGVLQCYSFYNQQTLKWKIFTNFKMNILGLLIPFTIFMFCYIKILHQLKRCQNHNKTKAIRLVLIVVIASLLFWVPFNVVLFLTSLHSMHILDGCSISQQLTYATHVTEIISFTHCCVNPVIYAFVGEKFKKHLSEIFQKSCSQIFNYLGRQMPRESCEKSSSCQQHSSRSSSVDYIL